One Rhododendron vialii isolate Sample 1 chromosome 2a, ASM3025357v1 genomic region harbors:
- the LOC131317843 gene encoding aspartic proteinase nepenthesin-1-like, translating to MASSPPSLSSFLFLTLALILISISPAFSTPRRALDNHQDQLMKTGFKVTLNHIDSGESFTKSERLYRAVKRSNARLQKFNEMVSTANQPELTTTVYAGPGAYFMNFSIGTPPNSYSALMDTGSDLIWTQCQPCLECVPQSDPFFDPKKSSSFSNVSCTSKYCLDLLPYSNCNPFYGCVYIYEYGSGITSGFLGTETFTFEKVKVPKVTFGCGLFNLGFDNGTEGLIGLGRGPLSLISQLREPQFSYCLTSYGDAKPSTLLIGSQRAAAGPNKTTPLLQNPFIPTFYYLSLEGITIGSTRLPVNKTTFQINPDGSGGVILDSGTTITYLDFNAYLLVREQFIKQVKLPVVDVFNVTGLDLCFKLPPNPASVVIPKLIFHFTGADVDLPTENYFLGNSSIFIPGLGVTCLAIEPSFGFSIYGNVQQQNYMVLYDLSKNTVSFTPTQCDKY from the coding sequence ATGGCTTCATCACCACCATCTCTATCCTCCTTCCTCTTTCTTACCCTAGCTTTGATTCTCATATCCATTTCACCCGCATTTTCCACGCCACGTCGAGCTCTTGATAATCATCAGGATCAACTGATGAAAACTGGTTTCAAAGTTACTCTAAACCACATTGATTCGGGTGAAAGCTTCACTAAATCTGAGCGTTTATACCGGGCAGTAAAGCGTTCCAATGCCAGGCTCCAAAAGTTCAATGAAATGGTTTCGACAGCTAACCAACCAGAACTGACGACCACGGTTTATGCAGGACCGGGCGCTTACTTCATGAACTTCTCGATAGGGACCCCGCCGAATTCTTACTCGGCTTTAATGGATACCGGCAGCGACCTCATATGGACTCAATGCCAGCCTTGTCTCGAGTGTGTTCCTCAGTCCGATCCGTTTTTTGATCCAAAGAAATCCTCCTCTTTTTCAAATGTGTCATGCACCAGCAAATATTGCCTAGACCTTCTGCCATATTCAAATTGCAACCCGTTCTACGGGTGCGTGTATATCTACGAATACGGAAGTGGGATAACTTCAGGTTTTTTAGGCACCGAGACCTTTACTTTCGAGAAGGTCAAGGTGCCGAAAGTAACGTTCGGTTGTGGTCTATTTAATTTGGGATTCGACAACGGGACCGAGGGCCTGATAGGCCTCGGACGCGGACCCTTGTCGCTCATCTCCCAGTTGCGCGAGCCCCAGTTTTCATATTGTTTAACTTCTTATGGTGATGCCAAACCTAGTACCCTTCTGATAGGCTCCCAACGAGCTGCTGCTGGGCCGAACAAAACCACCCCTTTGCTTCAAAACCCATTCATTCCCACTTTTTACTATCTCTCTCTCGAAGGAATCACAATTGGTAGCACTAGATTGCCCGTAAACAAAACAACTTTTCAAATCAATCCTGATGGGTCTGGAGGCGTAATCTTAGACTCTGGCACAACAATTACGTATCTGGACTTCAACGCGTATCTTCTTGTCAGAGAACAGTTTATCAAACAAGTAAAGCTTCCGGTTGTCGACGTATTCAATGTCACCGGGCTTGATCTCTGCTTCAAATTGCCACCCAATCCCGCTAGCGTGGTGATACCCAAACTGATATTCCATTTCACAGGCGCGGATGTAGATTTGCCGACGGAGAACTATTTTCTAGGGAATTCGAGCATTTTCATACCCGGATTGGGGGTCACGTGTTTGGCCATCGAACCGTCGTTCGGTTTCTCCATATACGGGAATGTGCAGCAGCAGAACTACATGGTGTTGTATGACCTATCCAAAAACACCGTATCGTTTACGCCGACGCAGTGTGACAAGTATTGA